One window from the genome of Dyella sp. A6 encodes:
- a CDS encoding DUF2059 domain-containing protein: MRKWAVAMSAGLLLTCGMGQAAMAAQPSAEQVRQLMQVFNVGKMFSQMNAQMAGVMGQQLPCVPASYWQNFIDAQGVKQLTDRMIPVYQKQFTAKDVAGLLKFYHSPLGQKVIAVMPETMAEGMQIGRQWGRERALQMMGELQKEGKVNAQGRCPASPSAGASSLKGN; this comes from the coding sequence ATGCGCAAATGGGCAGTGGCAATGAGTGCCGGGTTGCTGTTGACGTGCGGTATGGGGCAGGCGGCGATGGCCGCGCAGCCCAGTGCGGAACAGGTGCGGCAGCTGATGCAGGTATTCAACGTGGGCAAGATGTTCAGCCAGATGAATGCGCAGATGGCAGGCGTGATGGGTCAGCAGCTGCCATGCGTGCCGGCCAGTTACTGGCAGAACTTCATCGACGCGCAGGGTGTGAAGCAGCTGACCGATCGCATGATTCCCGTCTACCAGAAGCAATTCACGGCCAAGGACGTGGCGGGGCTGCTCAAGTTCTACCACTCGCCGCTGGGTCAGAAGGTCATCGCAGTGATGCCCGAGACCATGGCCGAAGGCATGCAGATCGGGCGCCAGTGGGGACGCGAGCGGGCCCTGCAGATGATGGGCGAACTGCAGAAGGAGGGGAAGGTGAACGCCCAGGGCCGTTGCCCGGCCAGCCCTTCCGCCGGC